One window from the genome of Salvelinus namaycush isolate Seneca chromosome 19, SaNama_1.0, whole genome shotgun sequence encodes:
- the LOC120063874 gene encoding P2Y purinoceptor 8-like, with protein MAWSSNSTKLDNTTLSLFQNVTASTAISIIYIVVTIINLVGNSLSMWLLLFHTSPKTPSIIFMINLTLTDLTLGLVLPFQIMYQLQGYNWSLGPGMCRLLTLVFFANMYCSILTMTAISGDRYLGICRPMLFCETRERKSFAVLVCLAMWIVVLLVLYPLTITDLTFHVPELRITTCFDVLKRDMLPSMVAWAAFLLALFVILFLIPFCITVFCYISIIRKLARDSKTKQKDKAIGLAVTVLTVFTLCFTPNNILLLAHTIRRLFYGESLYMAYKLTLSLSCFNSCLDPFIYYFACREFRKKLRQMLRLRTLSSLDTGKTDLHRESLYSAQYVSDGQGGENSRVSVKQHC; from the exons ATGGCATGGAGTTCCAACAGCACCAAGCTGGACAACACCACCTTGTCCCTGTTCCAGAACGTGACAGCCAGTACAGCAATCTCCATCATCTATATTGTGGTCACCATCATCAACCTGGTAGGAAACAGCCTCTCCATGTGGCTCCTCCTCTTCCATACCTCTCCCAAAACTCCCTCCATCATCTTCATGATAAACCTGACCCTGACTGACCTGACCTTGGGCCTCGTCCTGCCCTTCCAGATCATGTATCAGTTGCAGGGGTATAATTGGAGCCTGGGCCCGGGCATGTGCAG GCTCTTGACCCTGGTGTTCTTTGCCAACATGTACTGCTCAATTCTAACTATGACCGCCATCAGCGGAGACCGCTACCTGGGCATCTGCCGGCCCATGCTCTTCTGTGAGACCAGGGAAAGGAAGTCATTCGCTGTGCTTGTCTGCTTAGCCATGTGGATAGTCGTCCTATTAGTCCTGTACCCACTCACTATAACCGACCTGACGTTCCACGTTCCAGAACTCAGGATTACCACCTGCTTCGACGTTCTAAAAAGGGACATGCTTCCATCCATGGTGGCCTGGGCTGCCTTCCTCCTTGCACTGTTtgtcatcctcttcctcatcccGTTCTGCATCACTGTTTTCTGCTACATCAGCATCATCCGCAAGCTGGCCCGAGACTCCAAGACCAAACAGAAGGATAAGGCTATAGGTCTCGCCGTCACTGTCCTAACGGTCTTTACGCTCTGCTTCACTCCCAACAACATCCTCCTACTGGCTCACACCATCCGGAGGCTCTTCTATGGGGAGTCCTTGTACATGGCCTACAAGCTGACTCTCTCCCTCAGTTGCTTCAACAGCTGCCTGGACCCCTTCATCTACTACTTTGCCTGTAGGGAGTTCCGGAAGAAGTTGAGGCAGATGCTAAGGCTGAGAACACTGAGCAGTCTGGACACGGGGAAGACAGACCTGCACAGAGAGAGCCTGTACTCCGCCCAGTATGTATCTGATGGACAGGGTGGAGAGAACAGCAGAGTGTCTGTTAAACAACACTGTTAA